In Gemmobacter sp., the sequence GCTGACCCTGCCGCCGGCCGAGGCCGAGATGGTGCGGCGGTATTACGACAAGGCCGGGGTCATTCTGGAATATGGTTCGGGCGGGTCCACGGTGCTGGCCGGCGACATGCCGGGCAAGGCGATCACCAGCGTCGAATCGGACCGGGCGTGGATCGACATGATGAAGGGCTGGTTCCGCGCCAATCCGCCCGTGTCGGCGGTGCAGCTGCACCATGCCGACATCGGCCCGACCGTGGCCTGGGGCCGCCCTGCCGACGAAACGACGTTCCGCAGTTGGCCGGGCTATGCGCTGTCGGTCTGGTCCTTGCGCGGGTTTCGCCAGCCCGACGTGGTGCTGATCGACGGCCGGTTCCGCCCGGCCTGCCTGATGACGGTGGCGCTGCGCACGAAACGCCCGGTGACGGTGCTGTTCGACGATTACCGCGACCGCAAGCCCTATCATACGGTCGAGGCGTTGCTGAAACCCGTGGAAATCACCGGCCGCATGGCCCGGTTCGAGGTCGAACCCATGACCTTGCCGCCCAAGCGGCTGGAATGGCTGGTCGGCCTGTACCAGAGGCCGCTGTGATGACGAATTCTGCCCCCCGGCCGGAAATAGTTCGGCGTTTGCCATGGGATTGCCCAAGTTGCGGGTCACAACCGCAACATGTGCATCGCATCGCAGGGGACGGGCATGTTGGACCAGCAGAAAGTATTCGCCGCGCGGCTGGAGCGGATCGCGGCCCACACCGGGAACACGAATGCCACGCTGCATATCGGCGGGGCGGACCAGCTGCCGCAGGCGGCCCTGAAACGCGCGGTGCTGGGCAAGACGCGGCCCCGGGTCAAGGCCAGTTCCACCCTTGCCTCGCCGCTGGCGCTGGTCAGCGGGGCGCTGGCCTGGGTCTGGGCGCAATGGTCGCTGCCGGTGCTGCTGCAATCGACCGATTTCTGGATGTCGCTGGTCGCCGCCGTGGCGGTGATGCTGCTGTTGCGGCTGGTGCTGGGGCTGAAAGGCCCGCTGATGCTGGCCGCGCAGGTGATCGGGCTGGCGCTGGCCATCGTGGGCCTGCACAACGCCGTGCATCTGTGGCCCGAACCCTTTGCCGCGCTGTTCACCCCCGACTGGGTGCAGCAGGTGCTGGCCAGCACCCAGCCCATGACCCTGTCGCTGGGCGCCATCACGCTCTGACCCATTCCCGGCCCTGCGGGGCCGTTTCCACCCATCCGGGGCGCTGCCAGCTGGCAGGCGCCCCTTTCCGCATTGCCTGAAAGGACCGCATCATGCTGGAAATCCGCAACCTGCACGTCAAGCTGGAAGACGAGGACAAGCCCATCCTGAAAGGCGTGGACCTGACCATCGAACCGGGCAAGGTGCATGCCATCATGGGCCCGAACGGCTCGGGCAAATCGACGCTGTCCTATGTGCTGTCGGGCCGCGACGGCTATGAGGTGACCGACGGCACCGCCACGCTGGAGGGCGAGGATCTGCTGGGCATGGAGCCGGAGGAACGCGCCGCCGCCGGCCTGTTCCTGGCCTTCCAGTATCCGGTGGAAATTCCGGGCGTCGGCAACATGACCTTCCTGCGCACCGCGCTGAACGCTCAGCGCAAGTCGCGCGGCGAGGACGAGATCAGCGCCGGCGATTTCCTGAAGCTGGTGCGCGAAAAGGCCAGGGCGCTGAAGATCGACGCCGACATGCTGAAGCGCCCGGTCAACGTGGGCTTCTCGGGCGGCGAGAAAAAGCGCAACGAGATCCTCCAGATGGCCATGCTGGAACCCAAGATGTGCATCTTGGACGAGACCGACTCGGGCCTGGACGTGGATGCGATGAAACTGGTGTCCGAAGGGGTGAACGCCCTGCGGTCCGAAGGGCGGTCGTTCCTGGTGATCACCCACTACCAGCGCCTGCTGGACCATATCAAACCGGATGTCGTCCACATCATGGCCGATGGCCGCATCGTCAAGACCGGCGGGCCGGAACTGGCGCTGGAGGTGGAACACAACGGCTATGCCGACCTGCTGGCGGGGGCAAAGTGATGGCCCTGCCGAAAGCCAAGCAAGAGGCGCTGGAGGCGCGGCTGGACGCCGGCCCGCGCCCGACCGGGGGCAAGTGGATCACCAGGGCGCGCGATGATGCACGCGCCCGGCTGACCGCCATGGGCCTGCCCGGCAAGCGCGACGAATACTGGCGCTATACCGACCCGACCGGGTTCAACGCCCCCGCGCCGGCGCCTGCCGCGCTGTTCGCGGGCGTGCCCGAGCCGATGCCGTTTGAATCCTTCGAACGGGTGCGGCTGGTGTTCGTCGATGGCGTGTTCGACCCTGAACAGTCCGACCGGCCGGAACTGGCCGGGGTGGAAATCACCCGGCTGGCCGAGGCGGCGCAGGTGGATATCCACTGGGCGCGCGATCTGTATGGCGTGCTGGAAACCCGTGGCCAGACCCCGGTGCAGCGCCCCTTTGCGGTGCTGAACACCGCCTTTGCCGAAGATGGCGTGCTGATCCGGGTGACCGGCCAGGCCGCGCGTCCGGTGTCGCTGGTCTATGTGCACAATTCCGAAACCTCGGATGCGGTGCTGCACCATGTCATCCGGCTGGAGCCTGGCGCGGAACTGACGCTGCTGGAAAACGGCCCCGGTGCCGCGCGGCTGAACAAGGTGATGGAGGTGGACGTGGCCGACGGCGCGCGCTTCCACCACATCCGCACCATGGGCCGCGACCACCAGCGCCGCGCCGTGACGCATATCTTTGCCCGGCTGGGCAAGGAATCGCTGTTCAAATCCTTCACCATGACCGCCAATGGCCGCATGACCCGCAACGAGGCGGTGATCGAGCTGACCGGCGATGATGCAGTGGCGCATATTGCCGGTGCGGCAGTGGGCGACGGCGATTTCCACCATGACGACACGGTGTTCGTGACCCATGGCGCCGAACGCTGCGAAAGCCGTCAGGTTTACAAGAAGGTGCTGAAGAACGGCGCCACCGGCGTGTTCCAGGGCAAGATCCTGGTCAAGCAGGGCGCGCAGAAGACCGATGGCTATCAGATCAGCCAAAGCCTGCTGCTGGATGGCGACAGCAACTTC encodes:
- the sufC gene encoding Fe-S cluster assembly ATPase SufC, encoding MLEIRNLHVKLEDEDKPILKGVDLTIEPGKVHAIMGPNGSGKSTLSYVLSGRDGYEVTDGTATLEGEDLLGMEPEERAAAGLFLAFQYPVEIPGVGNMTFLRTALNAQRKSRGEDEISAGDFLKLVREKARALKIDADMLKRPVNVGFSGGEKKRNEILQMAMLEPKMCILDETDSGLDVDAMKLVSEGVNALRSEGRSFLVITHYQRLLDHIKPDVVHIMADGRIVKTGGPELALEVEHNGYADLLAGAK
- the sufD gene encoding Fe-S cluster assembly protein SufD, with the protein product MALPKAKQEALEARLDAGPRPTGGKWITRARDDARARLTAMGLPGKRDEYWRYTDPTGFNAPAPAPAALFAGVPEPMPFESFERVRLVFVDGVFDPEQSDRPELAGVEITRLAEAAQVDIHWARDLYGVLETRGQTPVQRPFAVLNTAFAEDGVLIRVTGQAARPVSLVYVHNSETSDAVLHHVIRLEPGAELTLLENGPGAARLNKVMEVDVADGARFHHIRTMGRDHQRRAVTHIFARLGKESLFKSFTMTANGRMTRNEAVIELTGDDAVAHIAGAAVGDGDFHHDDTVFVTHGAERCESRQVYKKVLKNGATGVFQGKILVKQGAQKTDGYQISQSLLLDGDSNFLVKPELEIYADDVKCSHGSTSGAMDETALYYLRSRGVPKSEAEGLLVLAFLAEAIAEIEDESLAEEIRSRVEAWLARHQTR